From a single Poseidonibacter antarcticus genomic region:
- a CDS encoding lysophospholipid acyltransferase family protein: MKKYFKINILPYILYFLVKFIYATNKKVFHHPIIKDDEAFIFVAWHGDLLAQPTNYFKFRPNGNVKAMISHNKDGEIIAKIYSLLGTGLIRGSSSKGAAKALISTIKEIRNGCDVALTPDGPRGPRFSVANGIIAIAQKSNARIIVLNSKPSKYWQFKSWDKFVLPKPFGKIDFYLSEPYSIEGLEFEEAKEFIRNKMMIHAMS; encoded by the coding sequence TTACCTTACATCTTATACTTTTTAGTAAAGTTCATTTATGCAACAAATAAAAAAGTATTTCATCATCCAATAATTAAAGATGACGAAGCTTTCATATTTGTTGCATGGCATGGAGATTTATTAGCCCAACCTACAAATTATTTTAAATTCAGACCAAATGGAAATGTAAAAGCAATGATTAGTCATAATAAAGATGGTGAAATAATTGCAAAAATATATTCTCTTTTAGGTACGGGATTAATTAGAGGTTCATCTTCTAAAGGTGCTGCTAAAGCTTTAATTAGTACAATTAAAGAAATAAGAAATGGTTGTGATGTTGCACTTACTCCTGATGGTCCACGAGGTCCTAGATTTTCAGTTGCTAATGGTATTATTGCAATTGCACAAAAAAGCAATGCTAGAATAATTGTTTTAAATTCGAAGCCAAGTAAATATTGGCAATTTAAATCTTGGGATAAATTTGTTTTACCAAAACCTTTTGGAAAAATAGATTTTTATTTATCAGAACCTTATAGTATTGAAGGTTTAGAGTTTGAAGAGGCTAAAGAGTTTATCAGAAATAAAATGATGATTCACGCAATGTCTTAA